In Dromiciops gliroides isolate mDroGli1 chromosome 5, mDroGli1.pri, whole genome shotgun sequence, the following are encoded in one genomic region:
- the TMEM176B gene encoding transmembrane protein 176B, with product MSTSMLKVEGMQVMSADSQPTQINIHIHQESALAKLFQAAGSFLQAKTHFQDTPKQSKRVLQAQLALGVSLILLGVFSCSFGIFLCFGPWIPLQATGCAFWAGAVAIVAGAGAIIYEKYRGSCWGRLAALLALISFSTALAALVFCSYSIQDSAYHFSNLEDICERSRSETVTFPTFQYRRRDYDYRDWRTHECERNMNMLLHLFQGVQAMLLAISALILLVSLASLGVGLRYLCCQNSQLQVEEGSRENLLGEESLPPSPCKEKSTGVLNL from the exons ATGTCCACCAGCATGTTAAAGGTGGAGGGGATGCAGGTGATGTCAGCAGACTCCCAGCCAACCCAAATCAATATACACATCCATCAGGAGTCAGCTCTGGCTAAGCTCTTCCAGGCTGCAGGCTCCTTCTTGCAAGCTAAGACTCATTTCCAGGACACCCCCAAACAGAGCAAAAGGGTGCTCCAGGCACAGCTGGCACTTGGG GTGTCGCTGATATTACTGGGTGTCTTCAGCTGCTCTTTTGGGATATTCCTGTGTTTTGGGCCTTGGATTCCCCTGCAGGCCACAGGTTGTGCCTTTTGGGCAGGGGCTGTG gccATCGTGGCTGGAGCTGGGGCCATCATCTATGAAAAATATCGGGGTAGCTGTTGG gGTCGTCTGGCTGCCCTGCTTGCCCTGATCAGCTTCTCCACAGCCCTTGCTGCCCTCGTATTCTGTTCATACAGCATTCAGGACTCTGCTTATCACTTTTCCAACTTGGAAGACATCTGTGAGCGCTCTAGGTCAGAGACCGTGACCTTCCCGACCTTCCAGTATCGGAGGAGAGATTATGATTACAGAGACTGGAGGACTCACGAATGTGAAAGGAATATGAACATGCTTTTG caTTTGTTCCAAGGAGTCCAGGCCATGCTGCTGGCCATCTCTGCCTTGATACTTCTTGTGTCTCTGGCCTCCCTGGGTGTGGGTCTCCGTTACTTGTGCTGCCAGAACTCTCAGTTGCAG GTTGAAGAAGGGTCTAGAGAGAACCTGCTTGGGGAAGAATCACTTCCTCCCTCACCCTGCAAGGAGAAATCCACGGGGGTCCTTAACCTGTGA
- the TMEM176A gene encoding transmembrane protein 176A produces the protein MVPKELKVNGVKIDGVEAVGTSQPVHIDIHIHQESSLPELLKAGKSLFKFSIKSANTPGSSTNNSRLQLVVWTSQIILGAMSGALGIFFYMGPYFELWFSGAAFWTGAVAISSGVVAIIQEKRRGAWWSFLKGLFILATISTSIAAIVICAGDLQGSFYYFWRSCEESDWNIETFNTPNPQKVWKRQCINYMNMLANLAEGIKIMALLVWITLLMVTLTPIAFTLLHSYCHCRSNLTPEEDVDEKKPLHGELSFAPPAKMAGSGEA, from the exons ATGGTCCCCAAGGAACTGAAGGTGAATGGAGTTAAGATAGATGGGGTGGAAGCAGTTGGCACCTCCCAGCCAGTTCACATCGACATCCACATCCACCAGGAGTCATCTTTGCCTGAGCTTCTCAAGGCTGGGAAATCCCTGTTTAAATTCTCTATTAAATCTGCTAACACTCCTGGGTCGAGTACGAACAACAGTCGGCTACAGCTGGTAGTCTGG ACTTCACAGATAATATTGGGAGCCATGAGTGGAGCCCTAGGCATCTTCTTCTACATGGGCCCCTACTTCGAATTATGGTTTTCTGGAGCTGCTTTCTGGACTGGAGCTGTG GCTATCTCATCTGGAGTTGTTGCTATCAttcaagagaagaggagaggtgcATGGTGG AGCTTCCTAAAAGGCCTATTCATTCTGGCAACTATTTCCACTTCCATTGCTGCCATTGTCATCTGCGCTGGTGATCTACAAGGCTCATTCTATTACTTTTGGAGATCGTGTGAAGAGAGCGATTGGAACATTGAGACCTTCAACACCCCAAATCCacagaaagtttggaagaggcaGTGCATAAACTACATGAACATGCTGGCA AACCTGGCAGAAGGAATTAAGATCATGGCACTACTAGTCTGGATCACCCTGCTGATGGTGACACTGACCCCGATAGCATTCACCCTCCTGCACTCCTACTGCCATTGCCGGAGCAACTTGACACCTGAAGAG GATGTAGATGAGAAGAAACCCCTCCATGGAGAGTTGAGCTTTGCACCCCCTGCCAAGATGGCAGGGTCTGGTGAGGCCTGA